One Panicum virgatum strain AP13 chromosome 3N, P.virgatum_v5, whole genome shotgun sequence DNA segment encodes these proteins:
- the LOC120666637 gene encoding uncharacterized protein LOC120666637, which yields MATATYPLLVLLLLVAARAAPGGGDGTTPSAYEMLERYNFPRGILPAGVQGYVLQPDGAFEVYFPRSCEFLLARRWLVRYDASVSGSVADGKLTALQGISVKVAFLWLGVGEVDRAGDKLSFYIGPLATSFPLGDFAESPRCRGYDDFTAAAAA from the coding sequence atggccaccGCCACCTACCCCCTGctggtgctcctcctcctcgtggcCGCCagggcggcgcccggcggcggcgacgggacgACGCCGTCGGCGTACGAGATGCTGGAGCGGTACAACTTCCCGCGGGGCATCCTGCCGGCGGGCGTGCAGGGGTACGTGCTCCAGCCCGACGGCGCCTTCGAGGTGTACTTCCCGCGGTCTTGCGAGTTCCTGCTGGCGAGGCGGTGGCTGGTCCGCTACGACGCGAGCGTCTCCGGCTCGGTGGCCGACGGGAAGCTCACGGCGCTGCAGGGGATCAGCGTCAAGGTGGCCTTCCTCTGGCTCGGAGTCGGCGAGGTGGACCGCGCCGGGGACAAGCTCAGCTTCTACATCGGGCCCCTCGCCACCtccttcccgctcggggacttCGCCGAGAGCCCGCGCTGCCGCGGCTACGACGActtcacggcggcggcggcggcgtga
- the LOC120666638 gene encoding exosome complex component RRP42-like — MVGLSEGEKHFIRGGIAQGIRTDGRRRLQFRALSVETGVIPQANGSARVRLGATEIIASVKAELGKPNILHPDKGKVSIFVDCSPTAEPTFEGRGSEELSTELSVALQRCLLGGKSGAGAAIDLSSLIIVEGKVCWDLYIDGLVVSSDGNLLDALAAAIKVALSNTGIPKVNVSLSAASDEEPEVDVSNEEFLQFDTSSVPVIVTLTKVGQHYIVDATSEEESQMSSAVSVSVNRNGQVCGLTKRGGAGLDPSVIFDMISVAKHVSQQFIAHLDSKISAAEAAAE, encoded by the exons ATGGTGGGGCTGTCGGAAGGGGAGAAGCACTTCATCCGCGGCGGCATCGCGCAGGGCATTCGCACCGACGGCCGCAGGCGGCTGCAGTTCCGGGCACTCTCCGTCGAGACCGGAGTCATCCCGCAG GCTAATGGTTCAGCGCGTGTCAGATTGGGTGCCACGGAGATCATCGCTAGTGTCAAG GCTGAATTGGGGAAACCAAACATTCTTCACCctgacaaaggaaaagtttcTATTTTTGTTGACTGTAGTCCAACTGCTGAGCCTACATTTGAG GGTAGAGGTTCAGAAGAATTGTCTACTGAGCTGTCTGTTGCCCTGCAAAGATGCCTGCTAGGTGGTAAAAGTGGTGCAG GTGCTGCAATTGATCTGTCATCCCTAATTATTGTTGAGGGAAAGGTATGCTGGGATCTGTACATTGATGGACTTGTGGTCAGTTCTGATGGTAACCTACTAGATGCGTTAGCTGCTGCTATAAAG GTTGCTTTGAGTAATACAGGTATACCAAAAGTTAATGTTTCTCTTAGTGCTGCATCTGATGAGGAACCTGAGGTTGATGTAAGCAATGAGGAATTTCTGCAGTTCGACACCTCCAGTGTGCCTGTTATCGTTACATTAACCAAG GTGGGTCAGCACTACATTGTTGACGCTACCTCAGAGGAAGAATCCCAGATGAGTTCTGCAGTGTCGGTATCAGTCAATAGGAATGGCCAAGTATGCGGGCTAACCAAGAGGGGTGGTGCAGGGCTGGACCCAAGCGTCATCTTCGATATGATATCAGTGGCCAAGCATGTGAGCCAGCAGTTCATAGCTCACTTGGACTCAAAGATATCTGCCGCTGAAGCTGCTGCTGAgtga
- the LOC120666639 gene encoding probable protein phosphatase 2C 77, producing MLHGVRFLRSAAATLARLAHAILAGASGGWALLLFMPLCPGPTSAATTTATAVPAPWHQQQPGRAAPSSNKKVHPAALAVDEKPPAGCGKDQLPAPALVLPALNDKQQQGEKTAKAARGRPPRLAIPPPVACAPGVDPFGAAADRETDVATELEVQGEGFCLASRRGVRHAMEDGYGVIADHVTQGGSQLAFYGVYDGHGGRAAVDLVADKLGKNVVAALAAASRRESGVPSSSRAPAGGDEDETERVVAAIRAAYLTTDSEFLSQGVRGGACAATALVKDGDLYVANVGDCRAVLGSRGGVATALTSDHTAAREDERRRIESSGGYVSCGSGGVWRVQDCLAVSRAFGDASMKPWVTCEPEVSRRRLTPDCRFLVVASDGLWNKVSCQEAVDAVSTAASSSSAAAVGPCKELVALARSRGSRDDITVMVVDLQRFLQL from the exons ATGCTCCACGGCGTCAGGTTcctgcgctccgccgccgccaccctcgccCGCCTCGCGCACGCGATCCTcgccggcgccagcggcggctgGGCGCTCCTCCTCTTCATGCCCCTCTGTCCCGGCCCGACCTCGGCTGCGACCACCACCGCCACGGCGGTCCCCGCGCCCTGgcaccagcagcagcccggGAGGGCGGCGCCCAGCAGCAATAAGAAGGTGCACCCCGCGGCGCTGGCCGTCGACGAGAAGCCGCCGGCCGGCTGCGGAAAGGACCAGCTGCCCGCACCGGCGCTCGTTCTTCCGGCGCTCAATGATAAGCAGCAGCAAGGGGAGAAGACGGCCAAGGCGGCGCGGGGAAGACCGCCCAGGCTGGCCATACCGCCGCCGGTGGCCTGCGCTCCCGGCGTCGACCCgttcggcgcggcggcggacaggGAGACGGACGTGGCGACGGAGCTGGAGGTGCAGGGCGAGGGGTTCTGCCTGGCGAGCAGGAGAGGGGTCAGGCACGCCATGGAGGATGGCTATGGGGTCATCGCTGATCACGTCACTCAAGGAGGCTCCCAATTG GCCTTCTACGGTGTGTACGACGGgcacggcggccgcgcggccgTGGACTTGGTCGCCGACAAGCTCGGCAAGAACGTCGTGGCCGCACTCgcagcggcgagccggcgagagTCGGGAGTGCCATCGTcgtcgcgggcgccggcgggtgGAGACGAAGATGAGACGGAGCGGGTCGTGGCGGCGATCAGAGCGGCCTACCTGACCACTGACAGCGAGTTCTTGAGCCAG GGCGTACGCGGCGGCGCATGCGCGGCGACGGCTCTGGTGAAGGACGGCGACCTCTACGTCGCCAACGTGGGCGACTGCCGCGCCGTCCtcggcagccgcggcggcgtcgccacCGCGCTCACGAGCGACCACACCGCCGCCCGCGAGGACGAGAGGCGCCGCATCGAGAGCTCG GGCGGGTACGTgagctgcggcagcggcggcgtttGGCGCGTGCAGGACTGCCTGGCCGTGTCGCGCGCGTTCGGCGACGCGTCCATGAAGCCCTGGGTCACCTGCGAGCCCGAggtgtcgcgccgccgcctcacccCAGACTGCCGATTCCTCGTCGTCGCGTCCGACGGCCTCTGGAACAAGGTGTCCTGCCAGGAGGCGGTCGACGCCGTCTCCACCgccgcgtcgtcgtcctccgccgccgccgtgggaccGTGCAAGGAGCTCGTCGCCCTGGCCCGGAGCAGGGGCAGCCGGGACGATATCACCGTCATGGTCGTCGATCTGCAGCGATTCCTGCAGTTATAG
- the LOC120666641 gene encoding uncharacterized protein LOC120666641 has product MKEMDHPIDIHPSSKKSLSESEQWLKEEFWKKKQEEIKEIKDFHEYAFPMSRLKKVVCAKKGKMMMSFDTPSFLTKACEIFVQELSFRAWMCANSHQRKIILDSDIAEVIASLKSYDFLNDVLHIDQDEHSSTPLKSAKVCHHSLINKSSTSHLISSGQYKKLESIAQSTRYSPHIRISSPLPLIDDCPMTLPLPCLLQEASPLMPTTISPPLTMSETNAHMTYMGGGTGFIQNGISKNTTTLVPPRAQRNITNTCYMSTIPSSYCVGYAGTSNVDAQNGAAAYYHILPSSLLFSPPSQRANNSGPIAIGIESNHIKPKVAHIRSNIDAHSTTNAISGINLEATINANDVQHQHGSLEVVSTTKLSEDNKNINWDEVDMADDSLLIEFWEDVMMNKDITIQEIPSHMPELQGSHHGP; this is encoded by the coding sequence ATGAAAGAAATGGATCATCCTATTGACATTCATCCATCATCAAAGAAGTCATTGTCTGAGTCTGAGCAATGGTTGAAAGAGGAgttttggaagaagaaacaagaaGAAATTAAGGAAATTAAGGACTTCCATGAGTATGCATTTCCCATGAGCCGTCTCAAGAAGGTCGTTTGTGCTAAGAAGGGTAAAATGATGATGAGCTTCGACACCCCATCCTTTCTAACAAAGGCATGTGAGATCTTTGTGCAAGAACTTTCATTCCGTGCTTGGATGTGTGCAAATTCCCATCAACGTAAAATCATATTGGACTCCGATATTGCTGAGGTCATTGCCTCCCTTAAGTCATATGATTTTTTGAACGATGTTTTACACATTGATCAGGATGAGCATAGCTCTACTCCTTTGAAGTCTGCAAAGGTGTGTCATCATAGCTTGATAAATAAATCATCGACATCCCACCTAATTTCTTCCGGTCAGTACAAGAAGCTGGAATCTATTGCACAATCTACCAGATATTCTCCCCATATTCGTATTTCATCTCCTTTGCCACTAATAGATGATTGTCCCATGACTTTACCCTTGCCATGTCTGCTGCAAGAAGCAAGCCCCTTGATGCCAACTACAATCAGTCCCCCACTGACTATGAGTGAAACAAATGCACATATGACGTACATGGGTGGGGGTACCGGGTTCATTCAGAATGGTATTAGCAAAAACACTACTACTTTAGTACCTCCAAGAGCACAACGAAATATCACAAATACTTGTTACATGAGCACAATTCCTTCTTCCTATTGTGTTGGTTATGCTGGCACTAGTAATGTTGATGCTCAAAATGGAGCTGCAGCATACtatcatattcttccatcctcTTTGCTATTCTCACCTCCTTCACAGAGAGCTAATAATAGTGGCCCCATTGCTATTGGTATTGAATCAAATCATATCAAACCGAAGGTTGCACATATCAGAAGTAACATAGATGCTCATAGCACAACCAATGCCATTAGTGGCATCAATCTTGAAGCTACAATCAATGCCAATGATGTTCAACATCAACATGGAAGTTTAGAAGTTGTTTCTACTACTAAATTAAGTGAGGATAACAAGAATATCAATTGGGATGAAGTTGACATGGCCGATGATTCCTTGTTGATCGAGTTTTGGGAGGATGTCATGATGAACAAAGACATTACAATTCAAGAGATTCCTTCTCATATGCCAGAACTCCAGGGATCTCATCATGGACCATAA
- the LOC120666640 gene encoding coatomer subunit delta-1-like yields the protein MVVLAASIVSKSGKALVSRQFVDMPRIRIEGLLAAFPKLVGTGKQHTYVETENVRYVYQPIEGLYLLLITNKQSNILEDLDTLRLLSKLVPEYSPSLDEEGVCKTAFELIFAFDEAISLGNKENVTVQQVKQYCEMESHEEKAHKLMMQAKINETKDVMKKKANELDKMRMERGKLDKGGYSSISGPRVIEKTFNDMSISGSRFGSGSGLGGLSTDMDSFASKPKGRPSQPATAPGKGFGMKLGKTQKTNQFLESLKAEGEVILEDVQPSTVPSRSAALPPSDPVTVTIEEKLNVVVKRDGGINNFDVQGTLALQVLNDADGFIQLQIENQDIPGLSFKTHPNINKELFNSQQILGAKDPNRPFPSGQNETPLVKWRIQGMDESSLPLSVNCWPSVSGNETYVNIEYDASEIFDLHNVIISIPLPALREAPSVRQIDGEWKFDSRNSVLEWSILLIDQSNRSGSMEFVVPPADPSSFFPISVGFSASSTFSDLKVTGIHPLKEGNPPKFSQRARLLTANYQVV from the exons ATG GTGGTCCTTGCAGCTTCCATCGTTTCAAAGTCGGGAAAAG CACTAGTGTCAAGACAGTTTGTTGACATGCCTCGCATAAGAATCGAAGGATTACTCGCTGCATTCCCGAAACTGGTTGGAACTGGGAAGCAGCACACATATGTTGAAACAGAAAATGTGCGTTATGTTTATCAACCTATTGAAGGTTTATATCTTCTACTTATCACAAACAAGCAGAGCAACATTCTTGAAGATCTGGACACTTTGAGGCTGCTCTCCAAGCTT GTACCTGAATACTCCCCTTCCTTGGATGAGGAAGGTGTCTGTAAAACAGCATTTGAGCTTATATTTGCTTTCGATGAAGCCATATCTCTTGGAAATAAGGAAAATGTTACAGTGCAACAAGTAAAACAATATTGTGAGATGGAGAGCCATGAAGAGAAGGCACACAAGCTGATGATGCAAGCCAAAATCAATGAAACCAAGGATGTCATGAAAAAGAAGGCTAATGAGCTTGACAAAATGAGG ATGGAAAGAGGTAAACTTGACAAAGGAGGATACTCTTCAATATCTGGTCCACGTGTGATTGAAAAAACTTTCAATGATATGAGCATCAGTGGTTCTCGATTTGGTAGTGGTTCTGGATTAGGTGGACTGAGCACTGACATGGACTCATTTGCTAGCAAGCCCAAAG GTCGTCCGTCTCAACCTGCTACTGCACCTGGTAAAGGGTTTGGCATGAAATTGGGCAAGACACAGAAGACAAATCAATTCCTCGAATCATTGAAAGCTGAAGGAGAAGTCATTTTGGAGGATGTACAACCAAGTACAGTTCCTTCAAGATCGGCTGCTCTCCCGCCAAGTGATCCTGTCACAGTGACTATAGAAGAGAAGCTCAATGTTGTTGTCAAAAGAGATGGAGGTATTAATAACTTCGATGTTCAAGGAACCCTTGCTCTTCAGGTTCTTAATGATGCTGATGGTTTCATCCAATTGCAG ATTGAAAACCAAGATATTCCTGGACTTAGCTTCAAAACACACCCAAATATCAACAAGGAGCTGTTTAACAGTCAGCAAATTTTGGGAGCAAAAGATCCAAACAGGCCCTTCCCGAGTGGTCAGAATGAAACTCCTCTGGTGAAATGGAGAATCCAGGGGATGGATGAGTCATCTTTACCTCTATCAG TCAATTGCTGGCCGTCGGTATCTGGAAATGAAACCTATGTCAACATTGAATATGACGCTTCTGAGATatttgatctgcacaatgttatCATATCTATACCTCTGCCAGCACTTCGGGAGGCTCCAAGTGTTAGACAGATAGATGGAGAGTGGAA GTTTGACTCAAGAAACTCTGTGTTGGAATGGTCTATTCTCCTTATTGATCAGTCGAATCGCAG TGGTTCCATGGAATTTGTCGTTCCCCCAGCTGATCCATCATCATTTTTCCCCATCTCTGTTGGGTTTTCAGCATCCAGTACTTTCAGTGATTTGAAG GTTACTGGAATCCATCCTCTGAAGGAAGGCAACCCTCCCAAGTTTTCACAGCGGGCTCGTTTGCTCACTGCTAACTACCAAGTGGTTTAA
- the LOC120666642 gene encoding pentatricopeptide repeat-containing protein At1g71460, chloroplastic-like, translating to MPSMASSASSSSFSSVAAIRHPHVLHGKIASPPKPPTHPFSARRPPRAQLVGAASTPRTSQAELRPDSKNASALSAELRRLARAGRLPSALSLLDHLSHRGVPATASAFAALLSACRSLPHARQVHAHLRVHGLDTNEFLLARLVELYLALGAADDARGVLDAMPQRGATAYSWNALLHGHVRRGRGEAAGPVADAFAEMRAAGADANEYTYGCVLKSISGSARPSMAMATATHATLIKNAFAGAPGMLMTGLMDVYFKCGKVKLAVRVFEEMTERDVVAWGAAIAGFAHKGMKREALEHFRWMVEDGVKVNCVVLTSIVPVIGELRARNLGREIHGFVVKKFGDRKDIAKVYAGLVDMYCKCGDMVSGRRVFYSSKNRNAVSWTALMSGYTSNGRPDQALRCIAWMQQEGIRPDLIAVGTVLPVCTKLKVLREGKQLHAYALRRWFLPNVSLCTSLITMYGSCDRLEYCHRVFHDMDKKTVQAWTALVDAYLKNGDPLTAVDLFRSMLLTNRRPDAVAFTRMLSACCDIGALKLGKEVHGQVLKLRMEPLPLVAAELVNMYGTCGDLKAAQRVFNRTESKGSLTCTSIIEAYAINQKHKEALDLFAWMLSNKFVPTKATFDVVLRICNAAGLHDEALQIFNSMVQEYKLEASQENFDCIIHLLVGAGRISEAQRFADLKSTLFNLPTPVLDSEQQ from the coding sequence ATGCCATCCATGGCGTCCTccgcctcttcttcctctttctctTCTGTCGCCGCCATCCGCCACCCCCATGTTCTCCATGGCAAGATCGCCTCCCCTCCCAAACCACCCACTCATCCATTCTCCGCGCGGCGTCCACCCCGCGCGCAGCTCGTCGGCGCCGCGTCCACCCCCCGCACCTCGCAGGCAGAGCTCCGTCCGGACTCCAAGAACGCCTCCGCGCTgtccgccgagctccgccgcctcgcgcgcgcggggcggctcCCGTCCGCGCTCTCCCTCCTCGACCACCTCTCCCACCGTGGCGtgcccgccaccgcctccgccttcGCCGCACTCCTCTCGGCCTGCCGCTCCCTCCCGCACGCGCGCCAGGTCCATGCGCACCTTCGCGTCCACGGTCTCGACACTAACGAGTTCCTACTCGCCCGGCTCGTCGAGCTTTACCTCgcgctcggcgccgccgacgatgCGCGCGGGGTGCTCGACGCGATGCCGCAGCGTGGAGCGACCGCCTACTCGTGGAACGCGCTCCTGCACGGGCACGttcgccgtggccgcggcgaggcAGCGGGCCCTGTCGCTGACGCGTTCGCGGAGATGCGCGCCGCAGGGGCCGATGCCAACGAGTACACCTACGGCTGTGTGCTCAAGTCCATCTCTGGGAGCGCCAGGCCGTCGATGGCCATGGCCACCGCCACACACGCGACGCTCATCAAGAACGCGTTCGCTGGCGCGCCGGGGATGCTGATGACTGGGCTAATGGATGTCTACTTCAAGTGTGGGAAAGTGAAGCTTGCTGTTAGGGTGTTCGAGGAAATGACCGAAAGGGATGTCGTCGCATGGGGGGCGGCCATTGCTGGATTCGCGCACAAGGGGATGAAGAGAGAGGCGCTGGAGCATTTCCGGTGGATGGTAGAGGACGGGGTCAAGGTCAACTGTGTGGTGCTCACGTCAATTGTGCCGGTCATCGGAGAGCTGCGGGCGCGGAACTTGGGTAGAGAAATTCATGGATTTGTGGTGAAGAAGTTTGGAGATCGTAAAGATATTGCAAAGGTCTATGCAGGGTTGGTTGACATGTACTGCAAATGTGGCGATATGGTCTCAGGTAGGCGAGTGTTCTATAGCAGCAAGAACAGGAATGCTGTGTCGTGGACAGCTTTGATGTCTGGGTATACATCCAATGGCAGGCCAGACCAGGCGCTGCGGTGCATAGCTTGGATGCAGCAAGAAGGAATCAGGCCAGACCTCATTGCAGTGGGGACTGTCCTCCCAGTTTGCACAAAGTTGAAAGTATTGAGGGAGGGGAAGCAGCTCCATGCTTACGCTTTAAGGAGGTGGTTCCTGCCCAATGTCTCCTTGTGCACATCACTGATCACCATGTATGGTTCCTGTGATCGCTTGGAATACTGTCACCGGGTGTTCCATGATATGGACAAGAAGACCGTACAAGCTTGGACTGCATTGGTTGATGCCTATCTCAAGAATGGAGACCCATTGACTGCTGTTGATTTGTTCAGATCGATGCTGCTGACAAACCGTAGGCCGGATGCTGTTGCCTTTACCAGGATGTTGAGTGCCTGCTGTGATATTGGGGCATTAAAACTTGGCAAGGAAGTGCATGGTCAGGTGCTAAAGTTGCGGATGGAACCTCTCCCTTTGGTGGCAGCAGAACTAGTAAACATGTACGGAACGTGCGGAGACCTCAAGGCAGCACAGAGGGTTTTTAATCGAACTGAGTCCAAGGGATCCCTGACTTGCACTTCAATAATAGAAGCTTATGCAATCAATCAGAAGCATAAGGAAGCACTGGATCTTTTTGCTTGGATGCTGTCAAATAAATTTGTTCCTACCAAGGCTACTTTCGACGTGGTTCTGAGAATCTGCAATGCTGCAGGGTTACATGATGAAGCCCTTCAAATTTTTAACTCCATGGTGCAAGAATACAAACTGGAAGCATCTCAAGAGAACTTTGACTGCATCATCCACCTTCTTGTTGGTGCCGGTAGGATTTCAGAAGCACAGCGGTTTGCTGACCTGAAATCTACTCTGTTTAATTTACCAACTCCAGTTTTGGACTCTGAACAGCAGTGA